A genomic segment from Micromonospora echinaurantiaca encodes:
- a CDS encoding ABC transporter permease codes for MLRMVWSQLRNTPGRSLAVFAAVLVATTGFTVLTGAASTSRLVAQGSVDGQFRPSYDILVHPSAPVAGLLDQTRPTAAYGGIGLDQWRRIERIPGVEVAAPLAVLGLADIRPDLRVDVTDQIDRSAERQVVEVAARISGDRGLSRLTTAPTYVYVSRRPLVPLAGQSGRLYVYADGTRVSQSTSAAECPGTGGGGTLEVQPDGRRRQVCQTAVGSFDPDARRTGVSDMQAYQLLADGRFRLASVFTTGRPASAVPATARLEVRLPAVVPVLVAGIDPAAEARLVGLDRAVRQGRYLTGTDAVAPVPPFNRLFPSSTAGPAGRTLPVLAANDLGLDERIDLAVSRLTGPTADRVPGTATEALWTLLRDSAKTPPRAVQHDLAQVYRARLDAALAEQAPLSGILALLRPGPLAYTQQPDGVARVPPRSGADPTDPAIEDVWRDSWLGAGGVGTADPVSLLGQSEWSVTPVGSFAPDAVDAQAAQQALDLYRPAPPVGADARSRDLLGDRPLLPGDDPLGYPHRPPGLVTSLTAAGELYASLGSAMTAAPLSSVRVRVAGIDRFDEVARERVRMVADEIVRQTGLTVEIVLGAATVRSPVLLPAGPLGRPDLTLSEARTRKGVAAEIVTAVDRKNVLLLGLLLVVCALLVGNAVSTAVRVRRRELAVLACVGWPGWRLSLLVLAETTALGLAAGLLGAGLSGPLAQLAGVRVSGTVTLLCVPIAVLLTAAASTLPALRAARTRSAEALQASAAPARRAAARSVAGLAAANLVRAPARALAGAVSLAAGVGAVTLIAAALWAFDDGMVGSLLGQAVSVQVRGVDLVAVGGVLLFGVLGVADVLYLNVRERSAEFATLRAVGWPDAALNRLLIYEALGVGALGCVLGVAAGLGSTALLVGRVDGRLAVLALAVTAAALLLTVLAALVPAILIRRLPTAALLSDE; via the coding sequence GCCGTCGTACGACATCCTGGTCCATCCCTCGGCGCCGGTCGCCGGCCTGCTCGACCAGACCCGGCCCACCGCGGCCTACGGCGGGATCGGCCTGGACCAGTGGCGGCGGATCGAGCGGATCCCCGGGGTCGAGGTGGCCGCGCCGCTGGCGGTTCTCGGCCTCGCCGACATCCGGCCGGACCTGAGGGTGGACGTGACCGACCAGATCGACCGGTCGGCCGAGCGGCAGGTCGTCGAGGTCGCCGCCCGGATCAGCGGGGACCGCGGGCTGAGCAGGCTGACCACCGCGCCGACCTACGTGTACGTGTCCCGCCGGCCCCTGGTGCCGCTCGCCGGCCAGAGTGGGCGGCTGTACGTCTACGCCGACGGCACCCGGGTCAGCCAGTCCACCTCCGCCGCCGAGTGCCCGGGCACGGGTGGCGGCGGCACGCTGGAGGTGCAGCCCGACGGCCGGCGCCGGCAGGTCTGCCAGACCGCGGTCGGCAGCTTCGACCCCGACGCCCGGCGGACCGGAGTCAGCGACATGCAGGCGTACCAGTTGCTCGCGGACGGCAGGTTCCGGTTGGCCTCCGTGTTCACCACCGGCCGCCCAGCGTCGGCCGTTCCCGCCACCGCTCGGCTGGAGGTCCGGCTGCCGGCGGTGGTGCCGGTGCTGGTCGCCGGAATCGATCCAGCGGCGGAGGCGCGCCTGGTCGGCCTGGACCGGGCGGTCCGCCAGGGTCGTTATCTGACCGGCACCGATGCCGTCGCCCCCGTACCCCCGTTCAACCGGCTCTTCCCGTCGTCCACGGCCGGTCCGGCCGGCCGGACGCTGCCGGTGCTCGCCGCCAACGACCTCGGCCTGGACGAACGGATCGACCTGGCCGTGTCCCGGCTGACCGGCCCCACCGCCGACCGGGTGCCCGGCACCGCGACGGAGGCGCTCTGGACTCTGCTGCGCGACTCGGCGAAGACGCCGCCGCGGGCGGTCCAGCACGACCTGGCGCAGGTCTACCGCGCCCGGCTCGACGCCGCCCTGGCCGAGCAGGCCCCGCTGTCCGGCATCCTGGCCCTGCTCCGGCCCGGACCGTTGGCCTACACACAGCAGCCCGACGGAGTCGCCCGGGTGCCGCCCCGATCAGGAGCCGACCCGACCGACCCGGCGATCGAGGACGTGTGGCGCGACTCCTGGCTCGGTGCGGGCGGCGTCGGGACGGCGGATCCGGTGAGTCTGCTCGGGCAGTCGGAGTGGTCGGTCACCCCGGTGGGCAGCTTCGCGCCGGACGCGGTCGACGCCCAGGCCGCGCAGCAGGCCCTCGACCTCTACCGCCCGGCCCCGCCGGTGGGCGCCGACGCGCGCTCGCGCGACCTGCTCGGCGACCGCCCGCTGCTGCCGGGCGACGACCCGCTGGGTTACCCGCACCGTCCACCCGGCCTGGTGACCAGCCTGACCGCGGCCGGTGAGCTGTACGCGAGCCTCGGCTCGGCGATGACCGCCGCACCGCTGAGTTCGGTGCGGGTCCGGGTCGCCGGGATCGACCGGTTCGACGAGGTGGCCCGGGAACGGGTCCGGATGGTGGCCGACGAGATCGTCCGGCAGACCGGCCTGACCGTCGAGATCGTGCTGGGCGCCGCCACGGTACGCAGCCCGGTGCTGCTGCCCGCCGGCCCGCTCGGCCGCCCCGACCTCACCCTGTCGGAGGCGCGTACCCGCAAGGGTGTGGCGGCCGAGATCGTCACCGCCGTCGACCGCAAGAACGTCCTGCTGCTGGGGCTGCTGCTGGTGGTCTGCGCGCTGCTGGTGGGAAACGCGGTGTCCACCGCGGTCCGGGTCCGCCGCCGCGAGCTGGCCGTCCTGGCCTGCGTCGGCTGGCCCGGCTGGCGCCTGAGCCTGCTGGTCCTCGCCGAGACCACGGCACTCGGCCTGGCCGCGGGGCTGCTCGGCGCCGGGCTGTCGGGTCCGCTCGCCCAGCTCGCCGGCGTACGGGTCTCCGGCACGGTGACCCTGCTGTGCGTGCCGATCGCGGTGCTGCTGACTGCGGCGGCGAGCACCCTGCCCGCCCTGCGGGCCGCCCGTACCCGGTCGGCGGAGGCGCTCCAGGCGAGTGCGGCACCCGCCCGCCGGGCCGCCGCGCGGTCCGTCGCCGGGCTCGCGGCGGCCAACCTGGTGCGGGCGCCGGCGCGCGCCCTCGCCGGGGCGGTGAGCCTCGCCGCCGGCGTCGGCGCGGTGACCCTGATCGCCGCCGCGCTCTGGGCGTTCGACGACGGCATGGTCGGCTCGCTGCTCGGTCAGGCGGTCTCCGTGCAGGTACGCGGAGTGGACCTGGTGGCGGTCGGCGGGGTGCTGCTGTTCGGGGTGCTCGGCGTGGCCGACGTGCTCTACCTCAACGTACGGGAACGATCGGCCGAGTTCGCCACGCTCCGGGCCGTCGGCTGGCCGGATGCCGCGCTCAACCGGTTGCTGATCTATGAGGCGCTCGGCGTCGGGGCCCTCGGCTGCGTCCTCGGGGTCGCCGCCGGCCTCGGCTCGACCGCCCTGCTGGTCGGCCGGGTGGACGGCCGGCTGGCGGTGCTGGCGCTGGCCGTGACCGCGGCTGCGCTGCTGCTGACCGTGCTCGCCGCACTGGTACCGGCGATCCTGATCCGGCGGCTGCCGACCGCCGCGCTGCTCAGCGACGAATGA
- a CDS encoding dihydrofolate reductase family protein: protein MSTTERRGLVKAAITVSLDGYITGPDDRPGQGLGVGGERLHYWVMGGPWTYETDHEPGAGMTDADRAYYDALLEGTSAGLCGRGMYDNAGAWGGRNPFGGTLVVLTHRTADQPDPGTGFLMVDGFEEALAEARRAAGDGAVAIGGGADVIRQALRAGVVDELGITTAPVVLGGGKRLFEGFDRDVDLKILSVHHSPYAVHARYAVVR from the coding sequence ATGAGCACGACCGAGCGGCGAGGCCTGGTGAAGGCCGCGATCACCGTGTCCCTGGACGGCTACATCACCGGTCCCGACGACCGCCCGGGTCAGGGCCTCGGCGTCGGCGGCGAGCGGCTCCACTACTGGGTGATGGGCGGCCCGTGGACCTACGAGACGGATCACGAACCCGGCGCCGGCATGACCGACGCGGACCGGGCCTACTACGACGCGCTGCTGGAGGGCACGAGCGCCGGCCTGTGCGGCCGGGGCATGTACGACAACGCCGGGGCCTGGGGCGGCCGGAACCCGTTCGGCGGCACCCTGGTCGTGCTCACCCACCGCACCGCGGACCAGCCCGATCCGGGCACCGGTTTCCTCATGGTCGACGGGTTCGAGGAGGCCCTGGCGGAGGCCCGGCGGGCGGCCGGCGACGGCGCCGTCGCCATCGGCGGGGGTGCTGACGTCATCCGGCAGGCGCTCCGGGCGGGGGTGGTCGACGAACTCGGCATCACCACCGCTCCGGTCGTCCTCGGCGGTGGGAAGCGGCTCTTCGAGGGCTTCGACCGGGACGTCGACCTCAAGATCCTCTCGGTCCACCACTCGCCGTACGCCGTCCATGCCCGCTACGCCGTCGTGCGTTGA
- a CDS encoding GlxA family transcriptional regulator gives MGSTRRVLVVGYPAAELLDIACVTASMQMANYLRGRAIYGLRLASPGGAAIRTATGLVVNAELALERARGPLDTLIVCGGIGYVDAMRDERLVAHVRRLGREARRVASVCTGAGVLAAAGLLDGRRVATHWHHAAYLQTRFPQVRFDSDPIFIAEGDVCTSAGVTAALDLMLAFIEADEGPALARDVSRHLVTYLQRPGNQAQMSMFTAPPAIRHALVRDTVAYISSHLREDLAAATLARLAGVSERHLARLFRRQLGVTPGRFVRRARVEAAAHLLTGTDLTVAAIAGRCGFGTVEALRQAFVATYGVSPSHYRATQSTSGDRADATTPADRASS, from the coding sequence GTGGGGAGCACCCGTCGCGTCCTGGTCGTCGGCTATCCCGCGGCCGAACTGCTCGACATCGCCTGCGTGACGGCGTCCATGCAGATGGCCAACTACCTGCGGGGCCGGGCGATCTACGGGCTCCGGCTGGCCTCCCCCGGCGGCGCCGCGATCCGCACCGCCACCGGGTTGGTGGTGAACGCCGAGCTGGCGCTGGAACGGGCTCGTGGACCGTTGGACACGCTCATCGTCTGCGGCGGCATCGGCTACGTGGACGCGATGCGGGACGAGCGCCTGGTCGCCCACGTCCGTCGACTCGGCCGGGAGGCGCGCCGCGTCGCGTCGGTGTGCACCGGCGCCGGCGTGCTGGCCGCGGCCGGCCTGCTCGACGGACGGCGGGTCGCGACGCACTGGCACCACGCGGCGTACCTTCAGACGCGGTTTCCGCAGGTGCGGTTCGACAGCGATCCCATCTTCATCGCCGAGGGCGACGTGTGCACCTCGGCGGGCGTGACGGCGGCGCTGGACCTCATGCTGGCGTTCATCGAGGCCGACGAGGGTCCGGCGCTGGCCAGGGACGTGTCGCGCCACCTGGTGACCTACCTCCAGCGGCCCGGCAACCAGGCGCAGATGAGCATGTTCACGGCACCGCCCGCGATCCGGCACGCACTGGTGCGGGACACCGTCGCGTACATCTCGTCGCACCTGCGCGAGGACCTCGCCGCGGCGACGCTTGCCCGGCTCGCCGGGGTCAGCGAGCGGCATCTCGCCCGGCTGTTCCGCCGGCAGCTGGGCGTGACGCCCGGCCGGTTCGTCCGGCGGGCCCGGGTGGAGGCGGCCGCGCACCTGCTCACCGGGACCGACCTGACGGTGGCGGCGATAGCGGGTCGCTGCGGCTTCGGCACCGTCGAGGCACTGCGCCAGGCGTTCGTCGCCACCTACGGCGTCTCGCCGTCGCACTACCGGGCCACCCAGTCCACGTCCGGCGACCGCGCGGACGCCACGACGCCGGCGGATCGGGCGTCCTCGTAG
- a CDS encoding DJ-1/PfpI family protein, with the protein MRRRIAHIVIITVAALGLPAAVGTLGVRRAADEVYPQRAPSVAAPERAAPALDPGRPTVAIVLGSAGANVADTLAPYEVFAATGRFNVVTVAPTSHPVTLTGGLDLVPDLSFTELAAQATEPPDVIVVPQLHGPTSEVVEWLRTQRRQGAPLLMGVCVGAEVLADAGLLDGRPATSHWLKLIGLRRSDPDVDWTEGVRFVDDGDVVTTAGVLSGIDGALRVVERLIGPTEAERVSRELRWSGYRPGRPVAIADEDPGPRDLVALLSAAYRWDRPTTGVLLADGVGEIELAAAFRPYTELSYLARLEAFSVDGRAVRSRHGLTFLPRSGWNPARPGVDRVLVPGGASGGSAALGDTSIPVVALHDSGEFPFDGALRDIADTYDVATARWVAKSLQYPVPDRELRGPRWPWRLTAMPLLLAGAGAGAVILVGRLPRLRRGEAPVWSRWSRKRRIGSSGGR; encoded by the coding sequence ATGCGCAGACGCATCGCACACATCGTCATCATCACGGTGGCGGCGCTCGGCCTGCCCGCCGCCGTCGGCACGCTGGGCGTCCGGCGAGCGGCCGACGAGGTCTACCCCCAGCGCGCCCCGAGCGTCGCCGCGCCCGAGCGGGCGGCCCCCGCCCTGGATCCGGGCCGACCGACGGTGGCCATCGTGCTCGGCTCGGCGGGCGCCAACGTCGCCGACACGCTCGCGCCGTACGAGGTGTTCGCGGCGACGGGCCGGTTCAACGTGGTGACCGTGGCGCCGACCTCCCACCCGGTGACCCTGACGGGCGGTCTCGACCTCGTTCCCGACCTGAGCTTCACGGAGCTGGCCGCCCAGGCGACCGAGCCGCCCGACGTCATCGTCGTGCCGCAGCTGCACGGCCCCACCTCGGAGGTGGTGGAGTGGCTGCGGACGCAGCGGCGGCAGGGAGCGCCGCTGCTGATGGGCGTGTGCGTAGGCGCCGAGGTGCTCGCCGACGCCGGGCTCCTCGACGGCCGGCCGGCCACCTCGCACTGGCTCAAGCTGATCGGGCTCCGACGCAGCGATCCGGACGTGGACTGGACCGAGGGCGTCCGGTTCGTCGACGACGGCGACGTCGTCACCACCGCGGGCGTGCTGTCCGGGATCGACGGCGCGCTCCGGGTCGTGGAGCGCCTCATCGGTCCCACGGAGGCCGAGCGGGTGTCCCGGGAGCTGCGCTGGTCCGGCTACCGACCCGGCCGTCCGGTCGCCATCGCCGACGAAGATCCGGGGCCGCGCGACCTGGTGGCGCTGTTGAGCGCCGCCTACCGGTGGGACCGGCCGACGACCGGCGTGCTGCTGGCCGACGGGGTGGGCGAGATCGAACTGGCCGCCGCCTTCCGTCCCTACACCGAGCTGTCCTACCTGGCCCGCCTCGAGGCGTTCAGCGTCGACGGGCGGGCTGTCCGGTCCCGGCACGGCCTGACGTTCCTGCCCCGCTCCGGCTGGAACCCGGCGAGACCGGGCGTCGACCGCGTGCTGGTGCCCGGCGGTGCTTCCGGGGGCTCCGCCGCCCTCGGCGACACGTCCATCCCGGTGGTCGCGCTGCACGATTCGGGCGAGTTTCCCTTCGACGGAGCGCTGCGCGACATCGCCGACACCTACGACGTCGCCACCGCTCGCTGGGTCGCCAAGTCCCTCCAGTACCCGGTGCCCGACCGGGAGCTCCGCGGCCCTCGATGGCCGTGGCGCCTCACCGCGATGCCGCTGCTGCTCGCCGGTGCCGGCGCCGGCGCGGTGATCCTGGTCGGTCGCCTGCCGAGGCTGCGGCGCGGCGAAGCGCCGGTGTGGTCGAGGTGGTCGCGCAAGCGGCGGATCGGCTCGTCCGGCGGGAGATGA
- a CDS encoding AraC family transcriptional regulator gives MITALNRLVDLVEEHLTEEFDVDGLARAVGTTEYHLRRMFSSLAGMPLSEYVRRRRMTVAAADVVRGEDDLLAIAVRHGYGSTEAFGRAFRAVHGVGPSDVRRDGGPLRVQPQLRFRLTVEGSIPMDTRIVDRPAFRLVGHAARVPLIHQGVNPHIQRHITALPQEEHLRLKALGDTEPAGLLQVSDDLDPDGTEGSELTYLHGVAVAGDTPVPDDLDAIEVAAGRWAVFRTAGPHPQALQNAWAATATEWFPANPWRLRPGPSIVAVLDRADDFSTATCELWLPVEPT, from the coding sequence GTGATCACGGCACTCAACCGGCTCGTCGACCTCGTCGAGGAGCACCTCACCGAGGAGTTCGACGTCGACGGGCTGGCCAGGGCGGTCGGCACGACCGAATACCACCTGCGCCGGATGTTCTCGTCGTTGGCCGGCATGCCGCTGTCGGAGTACGTGCGCCGGCGCCGGATGACCGTCGCCGCCGCCGACGTCGTCCGGGGCGAGGACGACCTGCTCGCCATCGCCGTCCGGCACGGATACGGCTCGACCGAGGCGTTCGGACGAGCGTTCCGGGCGGTCCACGGCGTCGGCCCGAGCGACGTCCGCCGCGACGGAGGCCCTCTTCGCGTCCAACCCCAGCTCAGGTTCCGCCTGACCGTCGAAGGGAGCATCCCCATGGACACCCGCATCGTCGACCGCCCCGCGTTTCGGCTCGTCGGACACGCCGCCCGGGTTCCCCTGATCCACCAGGGCGTCAACCCGCACATCCAGCGGCACATCACGGCACTGCCGCAGGAGGAGCATCTGCGGCTGAAGGCCCTCGGCGACACCGAGCCGGCGGGCCTGCTGCAGGTCAGTGACGACCTCGACCCCGACGGGACGGAGGGCAGCGAACTGACCTACCTGCACGGGGTCGCCGTCGCCGGGGACACTCCGGTCCCGGACGACCTCGACGCCATCGAGGTGGCGGCCGGCAGGTGGGCGGTCTTCCGTACCGCCGGACCCCATCCGCAGGCCCTGCAGAACGCCTGGGCCGCGACCGCGACCGAGTGGTTCCCCGCCAACCCGTGGCGGCTGCGTCCGGGGCCCTCGATCGTCGCGGTCCTCGACCGCGCCGACGACTTCAGTACCGCGACCTGCGAGCTGTGGCTGCCCGTCGAACCGACCTGA
- a CDS encoding VOC family protein, giving the protein MSSRTLTVTFDAHDPTRLAQFWAGLLGREVVEDSGGALLPGDDTQVSLRFAPSRAHQVESARRLHLHLTSASADDQEHTVAAALRLGGGHLDVGQRPEEGHIVLADPEGNAFCVIEPGNNFLAGCGLLGEVACDGTREVGLFWSEALGWPLVWDQNEETAIQSPHGGTKVAWGGPPVTPKEGRNRQRFHLAAAGGDQQAEVDRLIALGATRLEVGADGAVVLADPDGNEFSVNRN; this is encoded by the coding sequence ATGTCCTCGCGAACCCTGACGGTGACCTTCGACGCGCACGACCCGACCCGCCTGGCGCAGTTCTGGGCCGGCCTGCTCGGCCGGGAGGTCGTCGAGGACTCCGGTGGTGCGCTCCTGCCCGGTGACGACACCCAGGTCAGCCTCCGGTTCGCCCCGAGCCGCGCGCATCAGGTGGAGTCGGCCCGCCGGCTGCACCTGCACCTGACCAGCGCCAGCGCCGACGACCAGGAGCACACGGTCGCCGCGGCGCTCAGGCTCGGCGGCGGCCACCTCGACGTCGGGCAGCGCCCCGAGGAGGGACACATCGTCCTGGCCGACCCCGAGGGCAACGCGTTCTGCGTGATCGAGCCGGGCAACAACTTCCTCGCCGGGTGCGGCCTGCTCGGCGAGGTCGCCTGCGACGGCACCCGGGAGGTCGGCCTGTTCTGGAGCGAGGCGCTCGGTTGGCCACTGGTGTGGGACCAGAACGAGGAGACCGCGATCCAGTCGCCGCACGGCGGCACGAAGGTCGCGTGGGGAGGCCCGCCGGTGACCCCGAAGGAGGGCCGGAACCGGCAGCGCTTCCACCTCGCCGCGGCCGGTGGTGACCAGCAGGCGGAGGTCGATCGGCTGATCGCCCTCGGTGCCACCCGGCTCGAGGTCGGTGCGGACGGCGCCGTCGTGCTGGCCGACCCCGACGGCAACGAGTTCAGCGTCAACCGGAACTGA
- a CDS encoding MauE/DoxX family redox-associated membrane protein produces MYVEIGCRMLLGTVLLTAAVGKVSGRAAYREFTNSVRDLGYRPAGPLAAAVVTAEFTAVVLLAVFPLAGFVTSAALLVAFTVAIAANLRRGGGTCRCFGRTATPLGRHHVWRNAFLIAVAAAGALAPAGSVRPGEAAVAVAGALVVGVLVVMLDDLRYLLGAPNRT; encoded by the coding sequence ATGTACGTCGAGATCGGGTGCCGGATGCTGCTCGGCACGGTGCTGCTGACGGCGGCGGTCGGCAAGGTGTCCGGGCGGGCCGCGTACCGCGAGTTCACGAACTCGGTCCGCGACCTGGGCTACCGGCCGGCCGGGCCGCTCGCCGCGGCCGTGGTGACCGCCGAGTTCACCGCCGTCGTCCTGCTGGCGGTGTTCCCGCTGGCCGGTTTCGTCACCTCGGCCGCCCTGCTGGTCGCCTTCACCGTCGCCATCGCCGCGAACCTGCGTCGCGGCGGCGGCACCTGCCGGTGTTTCGGCCGCACCGCCACGCCGCTGGGCCGGCACCACGTGTGGCGAAACGCGTTCCTCATCGCCGTCGCTGCCGCCGGCGCGCTCGCCCCGGCCGGGTCCGTACGCCCGGGCGAAGCGGCCGTGGCCGTCGCCGGCGCGCTGGTCGTCGGCGTGCTGGTCGTCATGCTGGACGACCTGCGGTACCTGCTCGGCGCGCCCAACCGGACGTGA
- a CDS encoding S24/S26 family peptidase: protein MTGWLRRRWRLVVVRGQSMTPTLRDGERIIVRVGRPPAAGDLVVFRARDVVPDADLTWMVKRVHRVEPDGAVSVRGDNAHSQDSRHFGAVPREAILGVAKGRR from the coding sequence GTGACCGGCTGGCTGCGCCGCCGCTGGCGGCTGGTGGTCGTCCGCGGGCAGAGCATGACCCCGACGCTACGCGACGGGGAGCGGATCATCGTCCGCGTCGGGCGGCCGCCGGCCGCCGGTGACCTGGTCGTCTTCCGGGCCCGCGACGTCGTGCCGGACGCGGACCTGACGTGGATGGTCAAACGCGTGCACCGGGTCGAACCTGACGGCGCCGTGTCGGTGCGCGGGGACAACGCCCACAGCCAGGACTCGCGGCACTTCGGGGCGGTGCCACGCGAGGCGATCCTCGGCGTGGCCAAGGGGAGGCGATGA
- a CDS encoding ABC transporter ATP-binding protein → MATLRAALRLGCADPKALTAMVALVLVGAVPPLGIAWFTKLLFDEVSRGRAASPSTATWYAVAIAVLGALAAIASRVSGYFTTALQNSITIAADVRLYRKLNTFVGLGPFEQPALRDRLTLAQQAATQAPYAVVMFTVDVVQNVVTIGGFAAILASLWPPAGLLLLAVAVPDFLIQLRLSRRAARAVEDSAGLFRARFLFQTVLTDLRAVREVRLYQLGRFFHDRLTGAVRAAARIELAAARHATVVQTCWALAGAAVTLAATVIAVNAAVRGRLSLGDLTLLLAAFAAAHSGLAGVAGQLGEAGTAIRLFRHYVTVLDTPVDLADGTLPAPPLRSAVRFEDVWFRYDEDGPWILRGVDLTITAGEAVGLVGLNGAGKSTLVKLLCRFYDPDRGRITWDGVDLRELRVETVRRRMGAVFQDFMCYDLTAAENVGIGRLPHTGEQVEEAAARAEIHDRLRALPHGYATLLSRTFADQDGEPGVTLSGGQWQRVALARSLMRADADLLILDEPSSGLDADAETRVHASLARIRHGRTGLLISHRLSTLRDARRIVVLDAGRVVESGGHDELMAADGEYARLFRLQADGYQLAAS, encoded by the coding sequence GTGGCGACGCTGCGAGCCGCCCTGCGGCTTGGCTGCGCCGACCCGAAGGCGCTCACCGCCATGGTCGCCCTGGTCCTCGTCGGCGCGGTGCCACCGCTCGGCATCGCGTGGTTCACGAAGCTGCTGTTCGACGAGGTCAGCAGGGGCCGCGCGGCCAGCCCGTCGACCGCGACCTGGTACGCCGTGGCGATCGCCGTCCTCGGAGCCCTGGCGGCGATCGCCAGCCGCGTGTCCGGCTACTTCACCACGGCGCTGCAGAACTCGATCACGATCGCCGCCGACGTGCGGCTGTACCGGAAGCTGAACACCTTTGTCGGGCTGGGCCCGTTCGAGCAGCCGGCACTGCGCGACCGGCTGACGCTGGCCCAGCAGGCCGCCACCCAGGCGCCGTACGCCGTCGTCATGTTCACCGTCGACGTGGTCCAGAACGTCGTCACCATCGGCGGCTTCGCCGCGATCCTGGCGTCCCTCTGGCCGCCGGCCGGCCTGCTCCTGCTCGCCGTGGCAGTGCCCGATTTCCTCATCCAGCTGCGGCTGTCCCGGCGGGCCGCGCGCGCCGTGGAGGACAGCGCCGGCCTGTTCCGGGCCCGGTTCCTGTTCCAGACCGTGCTGACCGACCTGCGTGCCGTCCGGGAGGTGCGCCTCTACCAACTCGGCCGGTTCTTCCACGACCGGCTCACCGGTGCGGTGCGGGCGGCCGCCCGGATCGAGCTGGCCGCCGCGCGGCATGCCACGGTGGTGCAGACCTGCTGGGCGCTGGCCGGTGCCGCGGTGACCCTCGCCGCGACGGTGATCGCGGTGAACGCCGCGGTCCGCGGCCGGCTCAGCCTCGGCGACCTCACCCTGCTGCTGGCCGCGTTCGCCGCGGCGCACAGCGGTCTGGCCGGCGTCGCCGGTCAGCTCGGCGAGGCCGGCACGGCCATCCGGCTGTTCCGGCACTACGTCACCGTTCTCGACACTCCTGTCGACCTGGCCGACGGGACCCTGCCGGCACCGCCGCTGCGCAGCGCCGTCAGGTTCGAGGACGTGTGGTTCCGCTACGACGAGGACGGCCCGTGGATCCTGCGGGGCGTCGACCTGACGATCACCGCCGGTGAGGCCGTCGGGCTGGTCGGGCTCAACGGAGCCGGCAAGAGCACCCTGGTCAAGCTGCTCTGCCGGTTCTACGACCCGGACCGCGGCCGGATCACCTGGGACGGCGTGGACCTGCGCGAGCTGCGGGTCGAGACGGTGCGTCGGCGGATGGGCGCGGTGTTCCAGGACTTCATGTGCTACGACCTCACCGCGGCGGAGAACGTCGGCATCGGCCGGCTGCCGCACACGGGCGAGCAGGTCGAGGAGGCCGCCGCGCGGGCCGAAATCCACGACCGCCTCCGCGCCCTCCCCCACGGCTACGCCACGCTGCTCAGCCGTACCTTCGCCGACCAGGACGGCGAGCCGGGGGTGACGCTCTCCGGCGGGCAGTGGCAGCGGGTCGCGCTCGCCCGGTCGCTGATGCGCGCCGACGCCGACCTGCTCATCCTGGACGAGCCCAGCTCCGGACTCGACGCCGATGCCGAAACCCGGGTACACGCGTCGCTGGCCCGGATCCGGCACGGCCGCACCGGCCTGTTGATCTCCCACCGGCTCAGCACCCTGCGCGACGCGCGACGCATCGTGGTGCTCGACGCCGGACGCGTCGTCGAATCGGGCGGGCACGACGAGCTGATGGCGGCCGACGGCGAGTACGCGCGGCTGTTCCGCCTCCAGGCCGACGGCTACCAACTGGCGGCGTCGTGA